One genomic segment of Alphaproteobacteria bacterium includes these proteins:
- a CDS encoding dodecin domain-containing protein, with the protein MTTNRTYVKTEVVGTSDKSVSDAIDSAIGTASRTLRNLDWFEVAEVRGTIRDNKVASYQVTLKLGLRYEPKA; encoded by the coding sequence ATGACCACCAACCGTACGTACGTGAAGACCGAAGTGGTGGGCACGTCCGACAAGTCGGTCTCGGACGCCATCGACTCGGCGATCGGCACGGCGTCGCGCACGCTGCGCAACCTCGACTGGTTCGAGGTCGCCGAGGTGCGCGGCACCATCCGCGACAACAAGGTCGCGAGCTACCAGGTCACGCTCAAGCTCGGCCTGCGCTACGAGCCCAAGGCTTGA